Proteins found in one Falco rusticolus isolate bFalRus1 chromosome W, bFalRus1.pri, whole genome shotgun sequence genomic segment:
- the LOC119140650 gene encoding uncharacterized protein LOC119140650, with amino-acid sequence MNGEIKTILTKLMIETKLSWIKCLPMALLILRTRPRADVGISAFEMVYGMSYRIESPQTNVLIRDRVINEYVSQLAEHRNKLWEHGLIVQRPPLDLKIHNLKPGDWVLVKTWKEETLKPNWEGPYLVLLTTETAVRTAERGWTHASRIKGPVTRPHWKVISTPVKAAKWEAYVNRQKARSSCSPEEFPCCREDGTPRGSKQPSRRARQRRNKLWRTEPEQWDAKAAMAELPQDW; translated from the exons ATGAATGGAGaaatcaaaactattttgacTAAATTAATGATAGAAACCAAATTATCATGGATTAAGTGCCTACCCATGGCACTATTAATTCTCAGAACCAGACCCCGAGCAGATGTAGGAATATCAGCGTTTGAAATGGTGTATGGAATGTCCTATAGAATTGAAAGTCcacaaacaaatgttttaattcgAGACCGTGTGATTAATGAATATGTTTCACAATTAGCAGAACATCGTAACAAGCTTTGGGAACATGGACTGATTGTACAACGACCACCGTTGGACTTAAAAATTCATAATCTTAAACCTGGGGACTGGGTATTGGTTAAAACGTGGAAAGAAGAAACCCTAAAACCCAATTGGGAGGGACCTTATCTTGTTCTGCTTACAACAGAAACGGCTGTCCGGACTGCTGAGCGTGGATGGACTCATGCCAGTCGCATTAAAGGCCCAGTGACGAGACCCCACTGGAAAGTAATCAGTACTCCAG TTAAAGCTGCAAAGTGGGAAGCCTatgtaaacaggcagaaagcccGAAGCAGCTGTTCTCCTGAAGAATTCCCTTGCTGCCGAGAAGATGGTACACCCCGTGGCTCGAAGCAACCGAGTCGAcgggcaaggcagaggaggaacaaaCTGTGGAGAACAGAACCAGAACAATGGGATGCAAAAGCAGCAATGGCCGAACTTCCCCAGGACTggtaa